One window of Serinus canaria isolate serCan28SL12 chromosome 3, serCan2020, whole genome shotgun sequence genomic DNA carries:
- the LGALS8 gene encoding galectin-8 isoform X2, with product MTSLGAPQEEMRKLTLDTPQKEIHELPLDTSQQTISNPIIPYVGTIHGGLVPGELIVIHGTVPDDADRFQVDLQCGSSIKPRADVAFHFNPRFKRSGCIVCNTLEREKWGWEEITYEMPFGKGKSFEIVIMILKDKFQVTVNKKHLLLYNHRISLEKIDTLGIYGKVQIKTIEFVSKGEMPNDSQLGVPYVGKLDTALRPGCTIAIKGEVNKNPKSFAVNLRTSDSKDIALHLNPRMKNKVFVRNSYIHDSWGEEEKEVANFPFSPGMYFELIIFCDAYQFKVAVNGVHTLEYKHRFKQLEKINIVEVTGDVHLLDVRSW from the exons ATGACATCCTTAGGTGCACCACAGGAGGAGATGCGTAAACTGACCTTGGATACAccacagaaagaaatacatgAACTACCCTTGGATACATCACAGCAGACAATCAGTAACCCG ATCATTCCATATGTTGGGACAATACATGGTGGCCTTGTTCCTGGAGAGCTGATTGTGATACATGGGACTGTTCCTGATGATGCAGACAG ATTCCAGGTGGATTTACAGTGTGGCAGCAGCATAAAGCCTCGAGCTGATGTGGCATTCCATTTCAACCCCCGCTTCAAAAGGTCTGGCTGCATTGTTTGCAACACACTGGAGAGGGAgaagtggggctgggaggagatCACTTATGAGATGCcctttggaaaaggaaagtCATTTGAGATTGTCATCATGATTTTAAAGGATAAATTCCAG GTGACTGTAAACAAAAAGCACTTGCTGCTCTACAACCACAGAATTAGCCTTGAAAAAATAGATACTCTTGGAATATATGGCAAAGTGCAGATCAAAACCATAGAGTTTGTTTCTAAG GGGGAAATGCCAAATGATTCACAGTTG GGTGTTCCTTATGTTGGGAAACTCGATACTGCACTTCGTCCAGGATGCACAATTGCCATTAAAGGAGAAGTGAATAAAAACCCAAAGAG CTTTGCAGTCAATCTGAGAACAAGTGATTCAAAGGACATTGCTTTACATCTGAATCCCcgaatgaaaaataaagtttttgtAAGAAATTCCTACATTCATGACAgctggggagaagaagaaaaggaagttgCTAACTTTCCTTTCAGTCCGGGGATGTATTTTGAG ctgattattttctgtgatgCCTACCAGTTCAAAGTTGCTGTTAATGGTGTTCACACTCTGGAGTACAAGCATCGTTTTAAACAACTTGAAAAGATCAACATAGTGGAAGTCACAGGAGATGTTCACTTGTTGGATGTGAGGAGCTGGTAG
- the LGALS8 gene encoding galectin-8 isoform X1, protein MTSLGAPQEEMRKLTLDTPQKEIHELPLDTSQQTISNPIIPYVGTIHGGLVPGELIVIHGTVPDDADRFQVDLQCGSSIKPRADVAFHFNPRFKRSGCIVCNTLEREKWGWEEITYEMPFGKGKSFEIVIMILKDKFQVTVNKKHLLLYNHRISLEKIDTLGIYGKVQIKTIEFVSKSLQGSQPSSLGVTKISTENGEMPNDSQLGVPYVGKLDTALRPGCTIAIKGEVNKNPKSFAVNLRTSDSKDIALHLNPRMKNKVFVRNSYIHDSWGEEEKEVANFPFSPGMYFELIIFCDAYQFKVAVNGVHTLEYKHRFKQLEKINIVEVTGDVHLLDVRSW, encoded by the exons ATGACATCCTTAGGTGCACCACAGGAGGAGATGCGTAAACTGACCTTGGATACAccacagaaagaaatacatgAACTACCCTTGGATACATCACAGCAGACAATCAGTAACCCG ATCATTCCATATGTTGGGACAATACATGGTGGCCTTGTTCCTGGAGAGCTGATTGTGATACATGGGACTGTTCCTGATGATGCAGACAG ATTCCAGGTGGATTTACAGTGTGGCAGCAGCATAAAGCCTCGAGCTGATGTGGCATTCCATTTCAACCCCCGCTTCAAAAGGTCTGGCTGCATTGTTTGCAACACACTGGAGAGGGAgaagtggggctgggaggagatCACTTATGAGATGCcctttggaaaaggaaagtCATTTGAGATTGTCATCATGATTTTAAAGGATAAATTCCAG GTGACTGTAAACAAAAAGCACTTGCTGCTCTACAACCACAGAATTAGCCTTGAAAAAATAGATACTCTTGGAATATATGGCAAAGTGCAGATCAAAACCATAGAGTTTGTTTCTAAG TCTTTACAAGGCTCTCAGCCATCGTCTCTAGGAGTAACAAAGATAAGCACAGAAAAT GGGGAAATGCCAAATGATTCACAGTTG GGTGTTCCTTATGTTGGGAAACTCGATACTGCACTTCGTCCAGGATGCACAATTGCCATTAAAGGAGAAGTGAATAAAAACCCAAAGAG CTTTGCAGTCAATCTGAGAACAAGTGATTCAAAGGACATTGCTTTACATCTGAATCCCcgaatgaaaaataaagtttttgtAAGAAATTCCTACATTCATGACAgctggggagaagaagaaaaggaagttgCTAACTTTCCTTTCAGTCCGGGGATGTATTTTGAG ctgattattttctgtgatgCCTACCAGTTCAAAGTTGCTGTTAATGGTGTTCACACTCTGGAGTACAAGCATCGTTTTAAACAACTTGAAAAGATCAACATAGTGGAAGTCACAGGAGATGTTCACTTGTTGGATGTGAGGAGCTGGTAG